A single window of Candidatus Kryptoniota bacterium DNA harbors:
- a CDS encoding choice-of-anchor D domain-containing protein produces MISLRLFFLRLHHSAVGSKVKSLAVAGALTLLAVSSLRASTIMYLDSVRTGPNQTVGFSLSISNDKPFVGFQLDLNYPSVLTFVNGSIQLTSRAADQSFSASVVSPGVLRIIVYSVSLTAFKGSSGAVLTLNFADGTTAGTYPIGIQNAIVADSASHNILTASYGGLFTLSAPRLNVSPMNLNFGAVPLHQYKVETVTLENTGNVDLHISKLSINQSVFWMNDSSAVSLPANDSITINVNFGSLKKGAYAGTLTISSDDPAASTQSVTLNGIAFAVNELRIGSANGRSGYVFHVPVSINNMERFTSFEFKIALPSVAKFVSGSAHLSSRATDQIVAADTLGNILTVLAYSPSNSAFKDTGGVVLTMDFMVQGQGGTYALSPSDAVISDSTAANIISASYAGNLQVISPILSLNTDSIGYGSVSAKDTAKVTLIISNSGSDTLTVNSISVDNASFRTPFAAPVSVPVGGSIYLVVSFHSTQEGNHGGQITIRTNDSQHDPAYVSLSANVYLPNILSVVDGAGFKKESGLIAFDLENMKSIVGYQFDLQLPDSITPLLDSIRLTSRKKDHVISASRLTSGLLRIIAYSPSLAPFSSDSGSIMELPVLLGDTAGTFQIHLLNVVLSDSSGKDVLTGENDGSYIIHSRKITATRSLNSSWNMISIPVVPDNYAVGSLFPNATSNAFGFNNIYVPVDTLHNQCGYWLKFDTSSIINITGLPIVADTFSVVAGWNLIGSISASVPVDSIIESPGGNVCSFYFGFNGGYRFADSLAPGMGYWVKASNAGRLILHTDPARIYLSSEPAPMISSHKKYVEAFKSHVTMGVNISFLDTLNYLKIVDADSFAQTLYFGRANVDSLALLRYELPPKPPDGAFDARFGSDRFLETLPQLFDSTDFGVGVQTVCYPITVHWHVAQTGVDYYLIVNSSDSTKRTRMSGDAEFVISDSSEHSFTLRCVSTAGPGDEIPLPINVVSVAAQSGHGLVKLTWVTQAEVNNAGFNVLRKTPVDNSFVLIANYSTDKALRGLGTSQSGRTYSFTDLKLKGIGLYSYKLQSVSTNGITTDINTINVTVQIPKNYSLYQNYPNPFNPSTTIAYDLPSDGFVLLKVYDILGKEVQTLVNEQKSAGSYQVIFDGTRFSTGMYFYRIQSGNFTLVKEMLLMK; encoded by the coding sequence TTTTTCACTTTCCATCTCAAACGACAAGCCTTTTGTTGGTTTTCAGTTGGATCTTAATTATCCAAGTGTTTTGACCTTCGTCAACGGTTCAATCCAACTCACTTCGAGAGCCGCGGATCAGTCGTTCTCGGCAAGTGTAGTCTCACCCGGAGTGCTTAGAATAATTGTTTATTCGGTTAGCTTGACTGCATTCAAAGGTTCATCCGGTGCCGTACTTACATTGAATTTTGCGGATGGAACGACGGCAGGAACCTATCCGATTGGTATTCAAAACGCAATCGTTGCTGATTCGGCCTCGCACAATATTCTGACTGCCTCATACGGTGGACTTTTCACCCTGAGCGCTCCCCGGCTTAACGTCTCGCCCATGAATCTGAACTTCGGTGCCGTACCACTGCATCAATACAAGGTCGAGACAGTCACTCTGGAAAACACCGGCAATGTAGACCTCCATATTTCCAAATTGTCGATTAACCAGAGCGTTTTCTGGATGAATGATTCCTCTGCCGTCTCCTTGCCTGCAAATGACAGTATCACAATCAACGTGAACTTCGGCTCCCTAAAGAAAGGAGCATATGCCGGCACATTGACAATCTCAAGCGATGATCCAGCCGCCTCGACTCAGAGTGTCACGTTGAATGGAATCGCTTTTGCAGTGAATGAGCTAAGGATTGGCTCTGCTAACGGACGCTCCGGATATGTCTTTCATGTTCCGGTTTCTATAAACAACATGGAGAGATTCACTAGTTTTGAATTCAAAATAGCTCTACCGTCAGTTGCAAAATTTGTAAGCGGGTCAGCGCATCTCTCAAGCAGGGCAACTGACCAAATCGTCGCGGCGGATACGTTGGGAAATATCCTTACGGTTCTTGCATACTCACCCTCAAACTCCGCTTTCAAAGACACTGGCGGTGTCGTCTTGACAATGGACTTCATGGTACAAGGTCAGGGTGGTACCTACGCCTTGTCACCGTCGGATGCAGTCATTAGCGATTCAACCGCTGCAAATATCATATCCGCCTCCTACGCTGGTAACCTTCAGGTGATCTCCCCGATACTATCACTTAACACAGATTCGATTGGCTACGGCAGTGTTTCTGCAAAGGATACGGCAAAGGTGACATTGATTATTTCAAATAGTGGCAGCGATACTCTCACAGTGAACTCAATCTCAGTCGACAATGCATCCTTCCGCACCCCATTCGCCGCACCGGTTTCAGTGCCCGTTGGGGGCTCGATCTACTTAGTGGTGTCATTTCATTCCACACAGGAAGGCAATCATGGTGGTCAGATTACAATAAGGACCAATGACTCGCAGCATGATCCCGCGTACGTGTCCCTATCGGCGAACGTTTACCTTCCGAACATACTGAGTGTCGTTGATGGAGCTGGCTTCAAAAAGGAAAGTGGGCTGATTGCTTTCGACCTTGAGAATATGAAATCCATAGTGGGTTATCAATTCGATCTCCAACTTCCTGACTCGATCACACCCCTTTTGGATTCAATCCGGCTGACGTCAAGAAAGAAGGATCACGTCATAAGTGCATCAAGACTAACTTCCGGGCTTCTGAGAATCATCGCATATTCACCTTCACTTGCTCCGTTCTCGTCAGACAGCGGATCTATCATGGAGTTGCCCGTTTTGCTGGGAGATACTGCCGGGACATTCCAGATTCATTTGTTAAATGTTGTTTTAAGCGACTCATCCGGCAAGGATGTCTTAACAGGTGAGAATGATGGCAGTTATATAATTCACTCCAGAAAAATAACCGCGACGCGATCCCTTAATTCGTCATGGAACATGATCTCCATTCCTGTTGTTCCTGACAACTATGCAGTTGGAAGTCTATTCCCCAACGCAACGTCGAATGCGTTCGGCTTCAACAACATCTATGTACCTGTGGATACCTTACATAATCAGTGTGGTTACTGGCTGAAATTCGACACATCATCCATCATAAATATCACAGGTCTTCCCATCGTTGCTGACACTTTTTCCGTAGTCGCCGGGTGGAATCTTATAGGTTCGATAAGTGCATCAGTACCCGTGGACAGTATTATTGAATCTCCAGGCGGAAACGTGTGTTCTTTTTACTTTGGCTTCAATGGCGGTTACCGCTTCGCTGACTCCTTGGCACCAGGGATGGGATATTGGGTGAAAGCATCCAATGCTGGCAGATTGATCCTTCATACTGACCCTGCTCGAATCTACTTATCGTCAGAGCCTGCCCCCATGATCAGCAGTCACAAAAAGTACGTCGAAGCATTCAAATCCCACGTCACTATGGGCGTGAACATCTCCTTCTTGGACACACTTAACTATTTGAAAATTGTTGATGCAGATTCCTTTGCGCAGACACTATACTTCGGCAGAGCAAATGTCGATTCTCTGGCTCTCCTTCGATATGAACTTCCGCCGAAGCCTCCGGACGGAGCATTTGATGCGCGTTTTGGATCGGACAGATTTCTGGAGACTCTTCCTCAATTATTTGATTCAACTGATTTTGGTGTTGGAGTACAGACAGTCTGTTATCCCATAACCGTGCACTGGCACGTTGCCCAAACCGGAGTTGACTATTATCTCATAGTAAACAGCAGTGACAGTACAAAAAGGACTCGGATGAGTGGTGACGCTGAGTTTGTCATTTCAGATTCAAGCGAGCATTCATTCACATTGCGGTGCGTGTCGACAGCCGGGCCTGGAGATGAAATTCCGCTTCCCATAAATGTTGTGTCAGTTGCTGCTCAATCAGGTCATGGTCTCGTAAAGCTCACTTGGGTAACTCAGGCGGAAGTAAATAATGCTGGCTTCAACGTCTTAAGAAAAACGCCTGTTGACAACTCCTTTGTGCTCATCGCGAACTACTCCACGGATAAAGCTTTGAGAGGACTCGGCACAAGTCAAAGCGGCAGGACATACTCTTTTACCGATTTGAAACTCAAAGGAATCGGGCTGTATTCATACAAACTCCAGAGCGTGAGTACAAACGGAATCACGACGGACATAAACACGATTAATGTGACGGTCCAAATTCCTAAGAACTATTCACTCTATCAGAATTATCCGAACCCATTTAATCCGTCGACCACAATCGCTTATGACTTGCCGTCGGATGGCTTTGTACTTTTGAAGGTTTACGATATTCTTGGAAAGGAAGTGCAAACACTTGTGAACGAACAGAAGAGTGCTGGCTCGTATCAGGTGATTTTTGACGGAACTCGCTTTTCGACCGGAATGTATTTCTACCGGATTCAGTCGGGGAATTTCACTCTTGTCAAAGAAATGCTGTTAATGAAGTAG